ATCGGCAGACGGATATTTTATAGTCCTTTCCGACATATTTCGCATCGTTAAATTTCCCGTTAGGCGCGTTCAGCATAAACTCGAGGCACGCCTTGGCTTCTTCGAGATGCCCGCTTTTTATCAGCGCGATCATCGAGTAGGAAGCGTCGCGGGGCCAGCAGATATTCCACTGTCCCGGAGGCATACTAGCGAGTATCTGGCCGTACGGCTTGCCCGGTTCGCGGCACTGCGCCATCTTGAGGACGGCGGTCGACTGCTTATAGAGAAGTAACTCGTCCGCGGTAAGCCCCTTGGAGGGTTTCTCCACTTTGTGCCACTTATCCCACCATGCGGTCTCCTCGCTCAGGCACTTATCCGCGCCCTTCTTGAGGTAGGCCGCCATTTCGGCGACATACGCGTCGTCCTGACCGCTCGGGCATAACGCGAACACCGCGAGTATCCTGACGCTCTGCCCCTTCTTGAGGGTGACCGGTTTATAACGCATCGCGCCGATCAGGTCGCTGCCCTCCTCGACTACATTATCCAATGCGGGCGTTTTTTTCGAGAAATCCTCGGGATAGCTCTTTTTCATTTTATAGGCGTAGGAATCCGGCGAGGGCACGAGGGTCATCATAATGGGCGAACCCTCTTTCACCTTAGCGGCCGATTCGATAAAAACGATCCCCCCGTCGATATCCTTCTTCACGGCGGTTTCCTTGGAGCTCATCGCCGCTTCGACATAGAGGAACGGGTTGACTGCCGCGTCGCTATCGCCCGTATTGTTCAGTTCGAGTACCGCGACAATGATCCGTTTATCCGACTGCATCGGCATGAAATAATACTCGTTGACCGAGATATTCTGGAGCTCAACGTAGGACTTTTTAATTTTAACAATCCCCGTCCCGTTGATATACTCCGCCTGTTCGACTTTCCAGTCGTCGAGCCATTGGTTATTCAATCCCCAACGGATGCCGTCCTTCTTCAGGAAGCTCTGGGATTGACTCTTCTGGTCGTACTGTTTATAGATATGGTCGTAGAACGATATCAGGCTCTTGCCTTTTTTCATATCGTACACCGCCACGCTCATACCGTTCCCGAACGGTAAAAAATCATAGGACGGTTTGATTGTGTATTCCGCGAATAAGAACGACGGCAGTAATAGCCCTAATAATAGTAATCTTTTCATAAGCTGCTCCCCTAAATGTTTTGCCTATATCATACATCAATATCCCGCACATTTCAAATAAATAGGGTACTGCGTACGGCTTGTCCTCGCCGTAAGCCGCAGGCTATTCCCGGTATGTATCTGATAACCGCTATAGATAAATAGCCCGTGATGCAGGGTGGGACGAAAAAAGGAGTCACTCAGTGACCTGCGTACCGCTAGTCCCGATATATATCTGATAACCGTTATAAGTAAATTGCCCGTGTTCGAGGCGCGGAAACATCGCGTCACCGGATCAGCGGCAGTTTGACTAAATCCGGTTTTAAGCCTATACTTTATTTCATACCATGACCCGGATAAAACTTATGCGGAAAAGAAAACTGACTCCCCATCGCTACAAAAAATACCTGCTGATCTACAACCCCCGTTCCGGGCAGGGGCGATACCGTCAATATATCGACGAGACCGCCCGTTACTTCCGCGAGCGCGGATTGGAGCTGGAACTTCGCTGCACCGAGGAGCCGGGGCACGCCACTGTTATCGCGCGCGAGGCCTGCGCGTCCGACACGGATGTAATCATCGGGGCGGGCGGCGACGGCACGATTAACGAGGTGCTGAACGGGATGATCGGCGGCGATAAGACCCTCGCGGTGCTCCCGTGGGGCACCGGTAACGTATTCGCCGCGGAGATGAATATCCCCGCGCACCCGCGTCAGGCGTGCAAGGTGATTACCGACGGGTATTCCGCGCGGTTGGACGCCGGGCGTATCAGTGTATCGTCCTCGCCCGATAACCGCCACTTCCTGCTGATGTGCGGCGCGGGGTTCGACGCATACTCGATCAAGAAGGTCGAACAGTTGAATATCAAGCGGGTGATCGGCAAGCTCGCCTATGCGATCGGGAGTATCCACGCGTTCTCGCGGTACGGTTTCCCGGAGATCGAAGTCGAACTGGATAACGGCAGGCGCGACCGGGGCACATTCGTCCTTGTGTCGAACACCAGCCGCTACGGCGTTTATTTCACGATCTCCCCGCGCGCGATCCCGCTGGACGGCCTTCTCGACGTGTATGTGTTCAAGGAGGCGGGGCGTTGGAATTTTATTAAACTCGTCGCGCAGGTTCTGATGACCGCGTTCATGCCGCGCACGAGGAGAAGGAAAATTTTCTTCAAGAAGCAGGCGTTCTACCGCGCGAAATCGGTGAAACTCACGTCCGCGCATAACGTACCGACCCAGATCGACGGCGAACTATTCCACCCGCTTCCCGCAGTGATAGAGGCGGCGCCGTCCGCGATTAATGTGATATTGCCGAAGCGCGTGCTGATGAGGATGAGGAAGTATATATAGAGGGCGGTTGTAAAAAATCCCCCCGTTTATCACAGGGGGACAATTATCATATCTGAATTATTGGTTAATTATCAGTCGCCCGCAGCCATCGCGGACATCTTCCACTGACCGCCCACTTTCTCAAATGTCGCCCGGTAGCTGTACATCCCATATAGGTATTTCTCGAAAACATATCCCTCTTTCCCGTCGGACAATCGTACCTTGATCCACGGGTATTCCTCACCGCCGATATTCTCGGTAACATCGGAGGATTCGAGATAAAGCACCGTCTCATAGGAAAGCTTGGCGACTACGGCGCTCTTGGAGGAAGGTTCTTTGCGGATATTCACGTTCTGTCCCGCGAGGATATAATAGACAGACCCACCCTCGTCATCGTCGGGATATTGCAGACTCCCGTACCAGTACGGGATGGAATAACCCCCGTCCTGATAGGTCCCGCCGTTATTCACCAGGAACTCCATCAGTTTCCAGAACTTCGCGTTTTTCGGATCGGACTTGAGGTTCCAGTTATCAACCAATATACTAAACCCGACCTCAGAATCGAAGCAGTAAGCAAAATCCGGGGATGTGGCGGCCTTCAGCCCCTTTAGGTCTTTGTTTTTCACGATCGTTTTCAGGCTGACGATATACTTTTTTAACGATGCATCTTTCGACGACTGATCCACCGGTTTCATCACAACTTTCTTGAACTTCTTCGGGGCTGTGCCGGCCCAGACCCCAGCCGCGACAAAAAAGACCAGAATCAGAAAAATCGACCTTTTCATCATATCCCTCCGGTTTATAACCATATTACTATGATTATACCGCCGTATTTTTATTAGTACAAGTATTATTTGTATATAGGAATTTAATAATTCTTAAACCTTCCCTGATCGTCCCTATAAATATTTCCCGTATTCCGGCATGTTCCCGTCCTTCATATGACTGCGAATTATTTGACGCAAAAAATGAAATAAGATATAATATTAATCTTGTAATAACGGTGAACGGTATATCCCGGTCTCGCGTTGTTTTTTTAATGCGCCTATAGCTCAGCTGGATAGAGCGAAGGATTGCGGATCCTTAGGCCACAGGTTCGACTCCTGTTAGGCGCACATCCCTTACCCGCATGGCGCTCCATGTGGGTTTTTTACTGGACGGAGGTTTTTCGTTTCTATGGAGCCGGCAGGATACCCCCTCCGGCCGGGCGAACGGAAAAAGCATCGATCTTTTTTCGGAATTCCTCGCCCATCCGTCCCCCATCGGTATTATTTCAATACAATACAAATCCATTATCATATAGTTTTATTTTTATTTATTCGATATTATGGAGGTAGTTATGGAATTCGACCTGCACAAAAACCTTGTCAGAGATACAAAGACCAACCGTTTACGAGCGGAAGCGGACACCTACCATCTGGTGGATGTGACCGAGGGACAGTACTACCGGAACATCTTCCCGTATACCGATATCCCGAAGACCCCGTTCAATAACCGCGCCGTCCCGATGGAGACCCCGAAAGAGGTATGGATCACCGATACGACATTCCGCGACGGACAGCAGTCACGCCCGCCTTATACTCCCGACCAGATCGTCAGTATCTATAAGCTCCTTAACAAGCTCGGCGGCCCTAACGGGATGATTCGCCAGACGGAGTTTTTCCTCTACAGCAAAAAAGACCGCGAGGCGTTCGAAAAATGTCTGGCGCTGGATTATAAATTTCCCGAGATTACCTCATGGGTACGCGCTAGCAAGTCCGACTTCGAGCTCGTAAAACAGGTCGGTATCAAGGAAACCGGCATCCTGATGTCGGTCTCTGATTACCATATATTCAAAAAGATGAAAAAGACCCGCAGCCAGATTATGGATATGTACCTCGGGATCGCGAAGGACGCGCTGAGTATCGGGGTCATCCCGCGCTGTCACTTCGAGGATATTACGCGGTCGGACTTCTACGGTTTCGTCGTACCGTTCACCCGCGAGCTGATGGAACTTTCCGAGGATGCGGGTATCCCGATAAAAATCCGCGCCTGCGACACCCTCGGCCTCGGGGTTACCTATCCGGGCACGTCGCTTCCGCGTTGCGTGCAGGGTATTATTTACTCGCTCAAGGAATACGCCGGAGTCCCGTCCGCCCAGCTCGAATGGCACGGGCATAACGATTTCCATAAGGGTCTGGTCGCGGCCGCTACAGCGTGGCTCTACGGGTGCTGCGCCGTCAATGCATCTCTTCTGGGTATCGGCGAACGTACCGGCAATACCCCGCTCGAGGCGATGTGTATCGAGTATGTCCAGTTGTTCGGGGACGCCAACGGGATGAACCTCGAGGCTATCACCGAGATCAGGGATTATATGGAGAAGGAGACCGGAACGATCATTCCCCCGAATATGCCGTTTGTCGGGAAGGACTTCAACACCACCCGCGCGGGCATTCATGCAGACGGGCTCCTGAAGGACGAGGAAATCTATAATATATTCGACACAAAAAAAATACTGAACCGCCCGCTCGAGGTAATGATTACCGATAAATCCGGGCTCGCCGGGATTGCGGCATGGATAAACGTCAACTTCAATCTCGATAAAGCGTCCGAGATCAAGAAGGACGAGCCCGGGGTAGCGAAAATCAGCGACTGGGTGCAGGTCGAGTACGATAACGGGCGTGTGACCGCGATATCGGACGACGAACTGCTGGAGCAGGTAAAAATGCACCTGCCCGCGCTCTATAAGGCGAAGGTGGGAACCTGCAATATCCTGACGATAAAGCGGTAAGCCGCCTGATGGCGTATTGTGAAAGCAGTTTTTATCACTGCGATGCCGCGCTACAAATACCATTTGAAGCGCGGTAGAAGCAAACTCTTTTATTCTATATGCATCGACTGCTTCGGGGCTATGCGTCCCGCAGTGGCATCGGCGGTTCGGTCATTTCTTCTAGCAAGGAGTTTTTTGCATTTTCGGCGGAATCATACTATAATATGTTCCTTATGGAGAGGTGCCAGAGTGGTCGAATGGGCCTGACTCGAAATCAGGTGTGCCCGCGAGGGTACCGGGGGTTCGAATCCCCCCCTCTCCGGGTTTTTCATATTTTATACTGTTTCATTCTCATTTATATCAAATAACATCATTCCAGAGGAGTTGAATTCTATGAAGAAAATATACTCCATTTTTATCATTACCCTATTTTGTGTAGTCCTTTTTTCCGAAACCCCGGGAAAGTTTGAAAAAATAATCTGCCCGCCTATCGACCAGTCTTCCCAGAATATTCCGCTCATGATTACTGTCAACACGTTAAAAAAGATCGTAAAGAATAAAGATTTATATGGATTATCCTTATTCTGTTCTACAAATATTCGTTTCAGTTTCGGAAATCCGCGCGGGTGGGAGGGTTTTGTTAAAGATTGGCATCTGGACGACCATCCGGAAAAATCGAAACTTTGGCAGACACTCGAATTCGCGTTGAATAACGGCGGTACATATGATACTGAAAAACAAATATATACCGCTCCTTATTGGTTCGATAGCATGGAAATGCCGGACGAATTAAACGATGAACGCGATTATACGAGTTATCAATTGATCGCAGGGAAAAATGTCAATATCCGGCATAGTCCTTCTCCGGATTCCGAAGTGATAGCGCAATTAAGTTATGAGGTCGTGTATATCATTGAAGAAACGAAAATTGAAGAAAAGGTATCCGGTGAAAATTATCCATGGGTAAAAATAAAAATGGCGGATGGAAATGAAGGGTATGTTTTTGGAAAATATCTATACCATCCCCTCGATTATCGCGCTTTGTTCAAGATAGAAGACAACATCTGGAAGATGACCGCATTTGTCGCAGGAGATTAACTACTATATATGGGAAAAAAGTTATGAAAAATCACATCCTTTCCCCTATCCTCAAAGCCCTGATCATGTGGGTATGTTTCTTCCTTTTGGGATTCCTCTACGGGTCGCAGCCTGCGGGCGTAAACGGCGTAGAAATCACGGGAATGGAAATATTTATCCGGCGGGGTATCGCGATATTTCTCGCGGCGATAGCCGCTGGCGCGGCGGAATTCCTGATCGACCGGAAAAGGATTACCGACCGGCAGTCCTACCTGTTCACGCGGATGCTTTCGGCAGTGGTTATCCCTTACGTATACGTGATGATTTGGATTTTTATCCCGTCGATATCGGGACAGATTATCTTAGGCTGGCTGAACTCGTTCTATCTGTTTCTCGCGGCCTTTGCGGCGGCTTTCTTCGCGGTGCTTTTGGAGCGTTCCCTCGAGGAGATCAAGCTCCAAAAGGGTCTCGTGGTACTCATCGGCTTCCTGTTTATCCTTACCCTTGTTCTGGCGGCGCTTTTTTCAATCCGTCAGCCGTTACCGGACTTTTATACAATTTCGCCCTTTTAACCGATAGTATCACCTGACAAATTCGAACACGTCCCCCACCGTCTGGAACCCGACCGCGATTTCGGGAGGGCAGTCCAATCTATATCGTTCCTCAAGTTCGGCGCCCAATTCCACGAGCGTCAACTTATTCGCCCCGAGATCGGCAAGAGTTACGCCATCCTGTACTTTCGAGACATCGACCCCCAATTTACTTGCGATAATCGCCTTCACTTCGTCGGGATTCCCTCCCATAGCTCCTCCGCTAGTGAGAAAGTTATATCGTTTTTACATCCTCCGCGCGAAGCGGTTTTATCCCCGCGGCGTCCAGTTTCTTTTCTATCGAATCGTCGTCGAAACGGAATATCATCACTGCCTTCCCGCCCGTGCGTTTCGGTAACGCGTACATATATTCGATATTGATCCCGTTCTTATCGAACAGTCCCAGTATATCCGAAAGCCCGCCCGGATGGTCTTCCACTTCTATCGCCATCACGTTGGTGGGCGATACCGTGTAGCTTTCGGCCTTCAGGACGGCGATCGCCTGATCGGGATCGTCCACTATCAGGCGCAGGATCCCGAAATCGGACGTATCCGCCAGAGAAAGCGCCCGGATATTGATCTTGTTATTCCCCAATGTTTTCGCGATATGAAAAAGTCTTCCAACCTTATTTTCCATGAATACGGAAACCTGCTTAATCATTGCTTCCTCCTGTCGGATTATAGTTTGCGGTTATCGATAACACGTTTGGCTTTCCCTTCGCTGCGGGCGACCGTCTTGGGTTCGACCAGTTTGACGTTCACCGATATCCCGAGCATCTGATGGATAGCGTGCGCGACTTTCTTCTCGGCGGCTTCGAGCCCCTTGATCTCGTCGGAGAACAATTTATCGTTCACCTCGACCATCACCGTCAGTACGTCGAGATTGTGGTCGCGTTCGACTATCAACTGGTAATGCGGCGCGACTTCCTCGATCCCCACGAGGACTTCCTCGATCTGCGACGGGAACACGTTGACGCCGCGGATAATCAGCATATCGTCCGAACGCCCCATAATCCGGTCGAGCCTCGGATGGGTACGGCCGCACGGGCATTCTCCGGGAATAATACGCGTCAGGTCGCGGGTGCGGTAACGGATCAGGGGGATTCCCTTCTTGGTCAGCGTGGTGATCACGAGCTCGCCGAGCTCCCCGTCCTTCACAGGCTCGCAGGTCTCGGGATTGATGATTTCCGGGTAGAAATGGTCGTCGTATATATGCATGCCCTTCTGTTCCATACATTCGTTGGCGACGCCGGGGCCGATGATTTCCGATAGGCCGTAAATATTGATCGCGGTGATCGGGAGACGCTTCT
The nucleotide sequence above comes from Brevinematales bacterium. Encoded proteins:
- a CDS encoding glycoside hydrolase family 15 protein is translated as MKRLLLLGLLLPSFLFAEYTIKPSYDFLPFGNGMSVAVYDMKKGKSLISFYDHIYKQYDQKSQSQSFLKKDGIRWGLNNQWLDDWKVEQAEYINGTGIVKIKKSYVELQNISVNEYYFMPMQSDKRIIVAVLELNNTGDSDAAVNPFLYVEAAMSSKETAVKKDIDGGIVFIESAAKVKEGSPIMMTLVPSPDSYAYKMKKSYPEDFSKKTPALDNVVEEGSDLIGAMRYKPVTLKKGQSVRILAVFALCPSGQDDAYVAEMAAYLKKGADKCLSEETAWWDKWHKVEKPSKGLTADELLLYKQSTAVLKMAQCREPGKPYGQILASMPPGQWNICWPRDASYSMIALIKSGHLEEAKACLEFMLNAPNGKFNDAKYVGKDYKISVCRYYGNGDEESDLNQSGPNLEWDDFGLFLWAFSEYVQAGKDKAFLKKYYSVAKELIADVLVSLMETDGYLKPDSSIWERHWEPEKGVDGKKHFAYSTINAYNGLTQFAKISTDKKDQKFYLEKAKEIKAGFLKNFIVDDVIVVNLEEKANGINKYMDAAVIEAVNFGMVDKKVAQTTLDAIEKYLKMAKSPGFFRNDDNTWYDFQEWVMVDLRIAVAYYSMGNTARAYEIVRWIVDNAKANFYLIPELLEQKNQSYQGAIPMAGFGAGVYIIVTDYMKGKK
- a CDS encoding diacylglycerol kinase family lipid kinase — translated: MRKRKLTPHRYKKYLLIYNPRSGQGRYRQYIDETARYFRERGLELELRCTEEPGHATVIAREACASDTDVIIGAGGDGTINEVLNGMIGGDKTLAVLPWGTGNVFAAEMNIPAHPRQACKVITDGYSARLDAGRISVSSSPDNRHFLLMCGAGFDAYSIKKVEQLNIKRVIGKLAYAIGSIHAFSRYGFPEIEVELDNGRRDRGTFVLVSNTSRYGVYFTISPRAIPLDGLLDVYVFKEAGRWNFIKLVAQVLMTAFMPRTRRRKIFFKKQAFYRAKSVKLTSAHNVPTQIDGELFHPLPAVIEAAPSAINVILPKRVLMRMRKYI
- a CDS encoding SH3 domain-containing protein → MKRSIFLILVFFVAAGVWAGTAPKKFKKVVMKPVDQSSKDASLKKYIVSLKTIVKNKDLKGLKAATSPDFAYCFDSEVGFSILVDNWNLKSDPKNAKFWKLMEFLVNNGGTYQDGGYSIPYWYGSLQYPDDDEGGSVYYILAGQNVNIRKEPSSKSAVVAKLSYETVLYLESSDVTENIGGEEYPWIKVRLSDGKEGYVFEKYLYGMYSYRATFEKVGGQWKMSAMAAGD
- a CDS encoding 2-isopropylmalate synthase, with product MEFDLHKNLVRDTKTNRLRAEADTYHLVDVTEGQYYRNIFPYTDIPKTPFNNRAVPMETPKEVWITDTTFRDGQQSRPPYTPDQIVSIYKLLNKLGGPNGMIRQTEFFLYSKKDREAFEKCLALDYKFPEITSWVRASKSDFELVKQVGIKETGILMSVSDYHIFKKMKKTRSQIMDMYLGIAKDALSIGVIPRCHFEDITRSDFYGFVVPFTRELMELSEDAGIPIKIRACDTLGLGVTYPGTSLPRCVQGIIYSLKEYAGVPSAQLEWHGHNDFHKGLVAAATAWLYGCCAVNASLLGIGERTGNTPLEAMCIEYVQLFGDANGMNLEAITEIRDYMEKETGTIIPPNMPFVGKDFNTTRAGIHADGLLKDEEIYNIFDTKKILNRPLEVMITDKSGLAGIAAWINVNFNLDKASEIKKDEPGVAKISDWVQVEYDNGRVTAISDDELLEQVKMHLPALYKAKVGTCNILTIKR
- a CDS encoding SH3 domain-containing protein: MITVNTLKKIVKNKDLYGLSLFCSTNIRFSFGNPRGWEGFVKDWHLDDHPEKSKLWQTLEFALNNGGTYDTEKQIYTAPYWFDSMEMPDELNDERDYTSYQLIAGKNVNIRHSPSPDSEVIAQLSYEVVYIIEETKIEEKVSGENYPWVKIKMADGNEGYVFGKYLYHPLDYRALFKIEDNIWKMTAFVAGD
- a CDS encoding acyl carrier protein, with protein sequence MGGNPDEVKAIIASKLGVDVSKVQDGVTLADLGANKLTLVELGAELEERYRLDCPPEIAVGFQTVGDVFEFVR
- a CDS encoding ACT domain-containing protein; this encodes MIKQVSVFMENKVGRLFHIAKTLGNNKINIRALSLADTSDFGILRLIVDDPDQAIAVLKAESYTVSPTNVMAIEVEDHPGGLSDILGLFDKNGINIEYMYALPKRTGGKAVMIFRFDDDSIEKKLDAAGIKPLRAEDVKTI